In Akkermansiaceae bacterium, a single genomic region encodes these proteins:
- a CDS encoding ABC transporter substrate-binding protein, giving the protein MSVIPHHPLGFVPSLEVLPLIGTTLQPPASPTPPLRLRACSSYGSIARGMLTAELSGGILPWEVFINEVLALPGQRAHWMVPLFLHPCPTEILVKDSVFKYLHPSRSGTRVKPPGRLVFGIESRSSLTRSQVRAWLARWNHKSAIQLEFKVLPMNLMLEGVKAEILDGIIVPTPWGKYAESAGVGKVDPHFTPGLLSQKLALVLRRDVSENPFPDPSAAALDLTAARRQLRNPSVLLKAAAEMARHGRPFLPAAIIGGSAELHLQQNDPAEFTPSSAQLVHELLILRDLSALPPQIAPTRQTALLLAAASEPTQVPHSLSKTPPRPD; this is encoded by the coding sequence GTGTCCGTCATCCCGCACCACCCGCTCGGCTTCGTTCCATCACTGGAGGTATTGCCACTGATCGGAACCACCCTGCAGCCACCTGCAAGCCCCACGCCTCCGCTCCGCCTCCGCGCCTGCTCCAGCTACGGCAGCATTGCACGCGGCATGCTCACCGCGGAACTTTCCGGCGGCATCCTCCCCTGGGAGGTCTTCATCAACGAAGTTCTCGCCCTCCCGGGGCAGCGCGCCCACTGGATGGTCCCGCTTTTCCTCCACCCCTGCCCAACCGAGATCCTCGTCAAGGATTCCGTTTTCAAATACCTCCACCCTTCACGCTCCGGCACCCGTGTGAAGCCTCCCGGCCGCCTCGTCTTCGGCATAGAGAGCCGCAGCTCGCTCACCCGCTCCCAGGTCCGCGCATGGCTCGCCCGCTGGAACCACAAGTCCGCCATCCAGCTCGAATTCAAAGTCCTCCCCATGAACCTCATGCTCGAAGGGGTCAAAGCGGAGATACTTGATGGAATCATCGTCCCCACCCCGTGGGGAAAGTATGCCGAGTCCGCCGGCGTCGGAAAGGTTGACCCGCACTTCACCCCCGGCCTCCTCTCCCAGAAACTCGCGCTGGTCCTGCGTCGCGATGTTTCGGAAAATCCTTTCCCAGATCCCTCCGCTGCCGCCCTCGATCTCACCGCCGCGCGCAGGCAGCTCCGCAATCCCTCCGTCCTCCTCAAAGCCGCCGCCGAAATGGCCCGCCATGGCAGGCCCTTCCTGCCCGCCGCCATCATCGGCGGCTCCGCGGAACTCCACCTCCAGCAGAACGATCCCGCCGAGTTCACCCCGAGCTCCGCGCAACTCGTTCACGAACTGTTGATTCTCAGGGATCTCTCCGCACTCCCTCCCCAGATCGCGCCCACCCGCCAGACCGCACTTCTGCTCGCCGCTGCTTCAGAGCCTACACAGGTTCCGCATTCTCTTTCGAAAACTCCGCCGCGACCAGATTGA
- a CDS encoding LysR family transcriptional regulator: MLSEIQDGVPLSRCAVGIDPGIVDSKRLQMFYVAAKEGGFGTAASLLGVSPSAVSHAIKALEEDLGCALFKRNGPQVSPTGAGVRLLPMVEELLQRMSLLKSELAAIDGRIERLTFTIPAELQGLLRSGTLSMFNECFPLVLLEISVGLDPDRVEAGCDFGIRYGTGGETFPGQIRRDLFEEELVWCAAPFHELGQRGKITPGELRQSLLIYPDRGAHELAVRHLGRAPNADPRKWILPNPECARDLTRQGQGIALLPWWSVRDAIDDGSLVALRVQGVEFKRVCCAVWLPGCPLTWVADVFLNLVAAEFSKENAEPV; the protein is encoded by the coding sequence ATGTTGAGTGAAATTCAAGATGGAGTTCCACTGTCACGTTGCGCGGTTGGCATCGACCCCGGGATTGTCGATTCGAAGCGTCTGCAGATGTTCTATGTGGCGGCGAAGGAGGGTGGATTTGGAACGGCGGCGAGTTTGCTGGGCGTGAGTCCTTCGGCGGTCAGCCACGCGATCAAGGCGCTCGAGGAGGATCTCGGTTGTGCGTTGTTCAAGCGCAATGGCCCGCAGGTGAGCCCAACGGGGGCGGGGGTGCGCCTGTTGCCGATGGTGGAGGAACTGCTGCAGCGGATGTCGCTTCTGAAGAGCGAGCTGGCGGCGATCGATGGAAGGATCGAGCGGCTGACGTTCACGATTCCGGCGGAGTTGCAGGGGCTTCTGCGATCCGGCACGCTGTCGATGTTCAACGAATGTTTTCCGCTGGTGCTGCTGGAGATTTCCGTGGGTTTGGATCCGGACCGGGTGGAGGCGGGTTGTGATTTCGGGATCCGGTATGGAACGGGGGGCGAAACCTTTCCCGGGCAGATCCGGCGGGATCTCTTCGAGGAGGAGCTGGTGTGGTGTGCGGCTCCTTTCCATGAGCTGGGGCAGCGAGGAAAGATCACGCCGGGGGAGCTGCGGCAGTCCCTCTTGATTTATCCGGACCGCGGCGCCCATGAGCTGGCGGTGAGGCATTTGGGGCGTGCCCCGAATGCGGACCCGAGGAAGTGGATCCTGCCGAATCCGGAGTGCGCGAGGGATCTGACGCGGCAGGGTCAGGGAATCGCGCTGCTGCCCTGGTGGTCCGTGCGGGACGCGATCGATGATGGATCGCTGGTGGCGCTGCGGGTGCAGGGAGTGGAATTCAAGCGGGTTTGTTGTGCGGTGTGGCTTCCGGGATGTCCGCTGACGTGGGTGGCGGACGTTTTTCTCAATCTGGTCGCGGCGGAGTTTTCGAAAGAGAATGCGGAACCTGTGTAG